A single Uloborus diversus isolate 005 chromosome 7, Udiv.v.3.1, whole genome shotgun sequence DNA region contains:
- the LOC129226167 gene encoding cuticle protein 7-like (The sequence of the model RefSeq protein was modified relative to this genomic sequence to represent the inferred CDS: added 6 bases not found in genome assembly) has protein sequence MRQVLLLLPAITACLALGDGKTNRATKNVFQKQAPPQYQSVAAFNAPAHQQAPTFNAPAPQQAPTFNAPAPQQAPPSPYSFGYESSGSSRQESSDGSGKVTGSYRVTNEDGSVRLVSYVADDQGFRAEVETDEAGASPEQPADVVVRAKAGAAAPTRYAAPQAAQQAHIEQVRW, from the exons CAGGTTCTTTTGTTGCTTCCGGCGATCACCGCCTGCCTCGCCCTGGGCGATGGAAAGACGAATCGCGCCACGAAAAACGTCTTCCAAAAACAG GCTCCTCCGCAGTACCAGAGCGTCGCCGCCTTCAACGCCCCTGCACACCAACAGGCTCCGACCTTCAACGCCCCTGCGCCCCAACAGGCCCCGACCTTCAACGCCCCTGCGCCCCAGCAGGCTCCCCCATCCCCCTACTCCTTCGGCTACGAGTCATCCGGCAGTTCCCGCCAGGAGTCCTCCGACGGGTCCGGCAAGGTGACGGGCTCCTACAGGGTCACCAACGAGGACGGGTCCGTACGACTGGTCTCCTACGTAGCCGACGACCAGGGCTTCAGGGCCGAGGTGGAGACCGACGAGGCGGGGGCCAGCCCCGAACAGCCGGCCGACGTGGTCGTCAGGGCCAAGGCGGGAGCGGCCGCCCCCACGAGATATGCAGCGCCGCAGGCGGCTCAGCAGGCACACATCGAACAGGTGAGATGGTAA